Genomic segment of Leuconostoc mesenteroides subsp. mesenteroides:
TTTATCTGTTTTTAAAAGAGCGAATCTTCCAGCTTTTTATTTTATTGTAGGTAGTATAGGGCTATTTTTTATTTTATTTTTCTTTAGCAAACCTTACTTTATTTGGATAATGGCGCGAGCGGTTACGTTTGCTGTTTCTTTGGTCGCGCATCCCTTAAATTTGGCTACTGTATATTTAGATTATGGTTTAATTGCTATTAATAATGGGTTTAACATGATTACAATGTCAATTGACTATGAATGTTCAGGAGTCATAGAAACAGCGGCATTCTGGGCCTTATTGGCGTTCTATCCAATGTATCAAGCTAAAGAAAAAGCTGTGCTAGCTTTACTAGGCCTTTTATGGATGTACGTTACTAATGTTATTAGATTAATTTTGATTGTATTGATTGTTCATACTTTTGGTGTGGATTATTTCTTTTTAGCGCATTCAATTATCGGCCGAATTGTTTTTTATATCTTTGCAGTTTTCTTTTACTACAAAGTATTTACATATGGTTATTTAGCAAAAAATAAAAAGAAGGTGTAAATGAACTACGTATTTTTTTCAACGTTAAGTCAAATGGGATTCTGGATTACTTGGCTACTGGTTCCTATTTTAGTAGAAACAGTTCCGGCAATCTCATCTTTTCTAAAAATATTCTTTCATACAATTGGTCATTCAAAATCTGAAAAAAGTCCAACTTTTTGGCCTTTTATTTCAATTATTATTCCAGTATACAACTCTGAAGATACACTTTATGAATGCATTCAGTCAGTGTGTCAATCAACCTATCCTATAGATAAAATTCAAGTCATAGTGGTAGATAATAAAAGTAAAGACCAAAGTTTCAAAGCATTTCAATCCGCACAAAATAGTTTTCCAAAAATAAATATGCAGTGGATGAAAACCGAGCAAGGAAAAGCTCGTGCGCTAAACTCTGCGATTTACAATAGCTCAGGTACGTATATTATTAATATTGATAGTGACGGTATTTTAGAGCCTAATGCTTTAAGAAACTTAATCAAAAAGTTTGAAAGTGATATAACCATATCTGCTATGACAGGTAGTATATTGACACAAAAATCTTTGATTAAACGTACTAAAAATGTTGGATTGAAATGGTTGCAACGTTTAGAATATTTTGAGTATGCACAAGCCTTTATGTCAGGCAGGAGTATTGAATCACAAAACAATCATCTATATACCATGTCCGGTGCATTTTCAGGATTCCGAAAAGATGCCTTGATGAAAACCTTTATGTATGACGTCTCAACTGTTGGTGAGGACATTGATATTACTTTTCAAGTTAGAGACAAAACGAATGGAAAAGTCGTTCTTTGCGCAGATGCTTTCTTTTTCGTTGACCCGATTGAAAGTTGGAATAAGCTATATATGCAGCGGCAACGTTGGCAGCGTGGTCAAATTGAAGTATCGAAAAAGTATTCTGGAAATCGTTTAGGATTAAAATCATTTTTCTCAAATTTTTTGGTGAGAAGACTAATCATAGATCATACGTTTATGTTTCTAAAAACAATATGGATTTTCGCAAGCATTGCTCTCTTGTTTTTAAACTATTCACCCTTACTGCTGTTGCTATCATATGTTGCTATTTATCTTCTATATGTTTTCATGAGTATGATGGTTTTTGTTAATGTAAACATGATGTTAAAAAAATTTAGTGACGAGCGTAAATTTTATTTTTCATTATTCGATTGTATATTCTGGATACCTATATATAATTTTATTTTGTCTTGGATACGTTTAATTGGTGTAATTAATACAGAATACCTTTCTGCTAAGTGGACTGCGAAAAATTATCATGAAGAATTCAAGACAGTAGGAACAATTGTTAAACAAGACTTTATTAAAATTAAAGGAGGTAGAAAAAAATGAATTTAGTAGGAACTTATCATTTGAAATATTATATTCATGCTACTCATGCAATTAGATGGGAAAATGGTGAAGGTGAAGAACATGCACATTCTTGGGAAATAGCAGTAGAGTTCCGTTCAACTAACGAAGATATGATTGTATTTGATAAAATTGAGGGCTCTTTAGATGAGCTTTTTAAAACATATTCTGGTAAATTTCTGAACAAGGTTGAACCTTTTACCACAATAGATCCTACTTTAGAAAACATAACAAAGTTCTTTTTTACGTTAGTAGCAAAGCAGATTTCACCAATGCATGCACAACTAAATAAAATTGAGATTGGTGAATCACCAATGAGATTTTACTATGTGACCCGAGATGATATGAGCGGTGAATAGCATATGAAAGAGAAAATATTTTCTTTGGGAAATACTGCTATTCTAATTTTATTTTATTTACTCTTTGGTATTACCTATATTTCAGCGATTCTATCCGATAATTTTACTATCGGCGATAATTTAAAAAGAGGTACCACAACTACGTTGGGACTGCTTATTTTTCTTGGCATCATCTTATTGGTTATCAGTCTGATTTATTTTGTACCTAAAGTCAAAAATTCTGTAATATTTATTTTTAAACAGCATAAAAATATTACATCAGTTGCATTATTTTTATTGCTAGTTTTAGTACAATTTTTATTTGTAACAGTCTTTCATCCTAAAATTGGTTGGGATCCATCAGCATTAATTAATACACTAGACAATGTAGATGATGTAAATAATAGAGCATATTTTAGTTTGAATTCAAATAACCTGCCCATTCTGTTGTTCATGTCATTTCTTTCAAATGTTTTTCAGTTGAAGACATGGTTATTTTTTGATTATCTGACCATAGTTATGGTTGATCTATCGATTGTTTTTTCGGTTGCTACCTCTTATATGGTTGACAGACGTTACTTTGCTGTTTCTTTGTATATTAATATCTTAGTATTCGGCTTTTTCCCTTGGATTGTTGTACCTTATACAGACACATGGGTTTTACCATTTGTATCAGCATTTTTGTTTTTCTATTTCAGCGCAAAGAGAGTGTCTAAACTGTGGCAGAAAAATTTATTAATGGCACTCTTTGCTTTACTGGTGTGTGGAACGTATTTCATTAAGCCATCCGCAATTATTCCTGCTATCGCAATCGGTTTCGTTGAGGTGCTCAGCTTGCTGAAAGAACAACATATGTTGCTACCTAAGGTGCTCAAAAAAATTAGTACAGTTTTGGTAGTTATATTTTCTTTTATTTTTTTATACACGATAACCCAAAGTACAATTACGCAGCAGACATTGATTCACGTCAACCGTGATCGAGCTATTCCGGCGGTACACTTTATGAACATGGGCATTTCCGGTGAAGGTGGATATAATGCACAGGACACCTTAAAAATGGGTGAGTTAGCAACTAAATCTGAAAAAATTGCATATTCGCAAAAAATGTATGTTAAGCGGTTAAAAAAACTAGGTGTTATTGGCTATTTTCGTTTTATCATTCAAAAGCAAATAAACAATACTGCCGACGGCTCGTTTGCGTGGGGAAAAGAGGGACATTTTATTCAAGGTGACCAGATTCCAAGATCCCATGGCTTAAAAAGGATGATAGAAAACTATCTGTATATTTATGGAGAAAATGTGGCCAACTTTCGTTTTATTGCGCAATTTATTTGGTTAATTATCTTAAGCTGTATATTTTTTGGTTGGCATAATAAATCACATGCAACACAAATAATCAGACTAGGCATAACGGGAGCTTTTTTGTTTCTTCTTTTATTTGAAGGCGGTAGAAGTAGGTACATTATCCAATTTTTACCACTATTTTTATTGGGTGCTAGTCTCTTGGTTCATGATTCGAAACAAAATATTCAAAAAATTATGGATGCTACATTATTAAAAAGGACGAACAACGAAACATAATAATTAAAATTTTGGTAGTATAATGTCACTGGTAACAGTGGCTTTTTAATTATGAAAGCGTAAAAATTAAAAGTATAATTATTTTATTTAAAAACACAAATACGGGTTAATGCTAGCAGATTTCAAATTGTATTTTGAAATGTTACGTTGATCTATGAGTTATCAAACGAAAAATGGAGAACATAAAGGTATGACCAAACAAAAAATAGTATTAATAACTGGTGCTAGTAGCGGTATTGGGTATCGAACAGCAGAAAAATTAAGTACACATGGCTTTAAAGTTTATGGTACAGCACGTCGAACCGAAAGAATCAGTCCATTGTCTTCTTTAGGTGTTATTCCTCTTGAGATGGATTTAACTGATGAACACTCAATTAAATCAGCCGTAGCAGAAGTTATCAGTCGAGATGGCCAAATTGATATTCTAATTAATAATGCTGGATATGGTTCGTACGGTGCTATTGAAAATGTTCCTATTGAAGAAGCTAAAAAGCAATTTGAAACGAATTTGTTTGGCCTTGCTACGCTTGTTCAACTGGTTTTACCACATATGCGCCATCAAAAATCTGGTCGTATCGTTAATATTTCATCCATGGCAGGACGTATGACAACATATATGGGTGCTTGGTATCATGCCACTAAGTATGCTTTAGAAGGGTTTAGCGATGCGCTACGAATGGAAGTGAAACCATTTGGTATTGATGTCATTCTTATTGAACCAGGCGGGATTAAAACTGACTGGGGAACTATTGCTGCAGAGAATCTTCGAAAAACTTCAGTTGATACACCCTATGCTGAGCATGCTTTAGCGGCATCCAAAAGAATGCATCAACTTTATACATCTAATAAGCTGACAGATCCAAATGTAGTTGCTTCAACGATTGTAAAGTCAGTAATGACTAAACGACCAAAGCCTAGATACTTAGTGGGTTATGGTGCCAAGTTGTTGGTTAGTTTACATGCCATTTTGCCTACACGAATGTTTGATAAATTAATTCAAAAGGTTGTTTGAATTTAAGTTAACAACAAATAGACAGTTTCTAGAGAATGAGTGCTGACTTTTATCGTAGCATTGCCCGGTTGTGCATGAGAATTTACATTTTCTGTACAAAATTACATTTTCTGTACAGAAAATAATTAAATTTATATACACAAATTGTAAGCGTTGACATATAATATAATTAAAGATATTTATGTCTTTCAAAATTTAAACTGATAGTTAAAAGGAGAAAAAATGAAAGCAGCTGTATGGCATGGTGTTAAAGATGTTCGTGTGGAGGATGTTGAACTTAAACCAACAAAATCTAATGAGGTAGTAGTACGTGTTGCTTATGCTGGAATTTGCGGCAGTGATTTACACGAATACCTTGAAGGGCCCGTATTTATTCCCGTTGATCAAACAGATGAATTGACTGGTGGTCAAGCACCATTAACGATGGGACATGAGTTTTCCGGTGTTATCGAAAAAGTAGGTCCCGATGTGGTTAACTTTAAAGTCGGAGATCACGTTTCAGTCAATCCAACTGTGACAAAGGGAATCTCTTCTGATGATTTGGATGTTTACGATGGCTATAGTTTTATTGGTTTAAGCACGGACGGTGGTTTCACATCATTCGTTAATGTACCAGAAGATAACTTATACCATTTACCCGAAGAATTCTCATTGAAATTAGCAGCTACTATTGAACCAACGGCCGTTGCGGTCCAAGCTATCAAAGAAGCTGATCTTCGTTTTGGCGAAAAGGTTGTGATTTTTGGTGCCGGACCAATAGGTGTGTTGGTTGCTGCTGCTGCAAAGGCAGCGGGGGCCACTAAAATCGTGGCTGTAGATTTGTCAGAAGTTCGCTTGAAAAAGGCGCTTGCAATGGGTGCAACAGACGTAATTAATCCAAGTCAAGTACCTGATACTATCGCAGCTATCAAAGAAATTATTCCTGGGGGTGCTGATGCCTCATTTGAAGTTGCCGGGGTACAGCCAACTTTTGAACAGGCAATAGATGCAACACGTCCGCGCGGAAGTGTCGTTATTGTTTCAATTTTTGCAAAGCCAATCAGTTTTAACCCAATGCAATTGATGAATGCAGGCGTTAAGTTGACTACAACAATTGCATATTCAAAAGAGACTTTCCAACAAACTGTTGCCCTTGTTAGCAGTGGACAAATTAACGTAGAGCCAGTTATTACGGATATAATTTCATTAGACAATATTGTTTCTGATGGTTTTGAGTCATTAACAAGCGATAAGTCACAGGCCAAGATTTTGATTGAGTTAAATCAGGATTAACTACTCCAACATACCTAAGTATACAAGTTGCTACTATCTTTTATTTTTGTTTAGGATAGCAGTGGCTTTTTATTATGAATTACACAGTTAACTTAGCTTTTAGAATTGATAACTAGTCATAGATAATACTTTTAAGAGTATGATTCATTTTAGGCTAACACCGATTTAGTCATGGTTTTAATGATTAAGATAATTAATTGAGTTACATGTTCAAAAATGTCATCTATACTTGGTTCGTACAAAAAGAATAACCGATACTGGTTGTTAGCAATTAAAAAAGTTTATTTGTCAAAATATTTTCCTATCATTTACCCAGTATCAAGTAATAATATTTGGTTTAATCGCAATTTCCGGATGAAGTATAAAAAAGTTATTTGTGTAAAATAAAAGGAAACAAACAACATGTTAGAACAAAAAAATCATACAAAGCAAACTACTATTTTAGCAACCATCATAGCTTTCAACATTGCATTATCATATCTTGTTAAGATACCTGTCCCAGCGACGAATGGATTTGTTAACTTAGTTGAAGCTGGAATATTTTTAGCGGCCTTAATTGGTGGTGCGCGCAGTGGGTTGATTGTCGGTAGTTTAAGTGGACTGCTGTTAGATTTGCTGGCTGGTTATCCCCAATGGATGATTTTTTCTTTAATGATTCATGGAATAGAGGGCTTAATCGTAGGGTATTTTGGCTATAAGAAACATATTATTAGTCAAGTGATTGGCTTAATTATTGGATCACTGATTATGGTGATTGGGTATATGTTAGCTGGTGCTATTTTGTATAATTGGGCGACAGGGCTGGCCTCAATTGTCGGAAATATTGCACAAGCAGTGATAGGCTTAATCGTTGCATTAGTTGTTTTACCAGTATTTAAACGTCTGCCACATGTTGATCTAGAAATCTAAGCTGTTTTGGCAATATTCAAACGGCACGATTTGATATAAAGAATTTGAGGAGAAAAGATTCAACAACATAATGAATCTTTTCTCTTTTTTTGTTGACTTCAGCAAAGAGTTGACGTTCTAACGGAAAAAACTGTGTTCATTTAAGTTGACAAAATAAAGTCAAAGGACTATTATTGTAAGCGGTTACAGGTAGTGGTTTATCGATTTTACTCGAGTAATGTTTTATGTAGCGTAGCAAATTAATTATACAGAAATGGGTTTAAATTAAAGGAAAGTAGGCAATAAAATGGAACAAGCAGATTTTGGTGTTGTTGGGTTAGCTGTAATGGGTCGTAACTTAGCGCTTAATATTGAGTCCAAGGGGTATCGAGTTGCTGTTTACAATCGTTCTCGCGAACGAACTGATGATTTAGTCCAAAAACATGACGATAAGGCATTTATTCCAAGCTATACTACAAAGGAATTTGTGGGGGTTATTAAAAAGCCACGCCGAATTTTGCTGATGGTGAAAGCTGGTAAGGGTACGGATGCTGTTATTGACGAATTATTACCACATTTAGAAAAAGGCGATATGTTGATTGATGGTGGTAATACTTACTTTGAAGATACGATACGTCGTTCAGATAAATTAGCGCAAGAAGGCATTAATTTTATTGGTATGGGTGTATCAGGTGGTGAACTAGGTGCTTTGCAAGGACCATCATTAATGCCAGGTGGTCAACGTGAAGCGTATGATTTGGTTGCTCCTATTTTGACACAAATTGCGGCAAAAGCTCCAGAAGATGGTAAACCAACTGTTACGTATATTGGTCCTAATGGTGCAGGACATTATGTCAAGATGGTGCATAATGGTATCGAATATGGTGATATGCAATTGATTGCAGAGTCTTATGATATTTTAAAGCGTGTCTTACATCTCAATCAAGAGCAATTATCTCAAACTTTTTCTGTTTGGAACGAAGGAGAATTGAATTCTTATTTAGTTGAAATAACTGCTGATATTCTAACTCGAAAGGATGATTTAGATACTGACAAGCCAATTGTTGATGTCATCTTAGACCGAGCTGGAAACAAAGGTACAGGTAAGTGGTCTTCCCAATCAGCGCTTGAAGTTGGAGCGCCACAATCGTTAATAACTGAATCAGTTTATGCGCGTTACATATCAGCAATGAAAGATGATCGTGTTGCGGCTTCAAAAATATTGAAAGGACCAGAATATTCGTTTTCTGGTGATGAGCAAAGCACGATAGAGGATATTCGGAAAGCCTTGTATTTTGGAAAAATTATGTCGTATGCACAAGGATTTGATCAACTTCGTATGGCATCAGAGTACTATGATTGGCATTTACCATTTGGAGAACTAGCGCAATTGTGGCGTGCAGGCGCGATTATTCGTGCCCAATTCCTACAACGCATTACAGATGCCTTTACAACACAAGTGGATTTGCATAACTTGCTTTTGGATTCTTACTTCCAACGTATTGCCGAGGAATATCAAGATGCTGCCCGTCGTGTCGTAGCGATAGCTGTTACGGCCGGTGTGCCGACGCCTTCATTGTCTGCTGCTGTGGCTTACTACGATTCGTATCGTTCGGTTGTTTTACCTGCTAATCTTACACAAGCACAACGTGACTATTTTGGCGCTCATACCTATGAAAGAACAGATAAGCCTGCTGGAGAAATGTACCATTTTCCTTGGTATGACGAAGCATGAAAAAAAGACCGTCTTGGACGGTTTTTTTCATGCACTTTCGTATTAAAATGTGCTACAATTCTCTACAAATATAATCTGAGAGGTAAAATGATGGCAACAATTTTTCCTAAAAAATTACAAAAGGACGATGAAATAAGAATCATATCGCCGAGCTCTTCAATCAAGCGAGTTGGTGGATTTGAACAAAATTTAGTGGCGAAAGAAAGATTAGAAAAATTAGGGTATAAAGTAACATTCGGAAACCATATACATGAAAATGATCTGTTTTATTCTAGCTCAATTACTGCTCGTGTTCAGGATTTACATCAGGCTTTTATTGATGATAACGTTTCGGTGGTGATGACGACAATTGGTGGTTTAAATTCAAACGAATTATTGCCTTATATTGATTGGGAAATAATTAGAAGCCACCCAAAATTGTTTGTTGGCTATTCGGACATAACAAGCTTACACAATGCAATTCGATCCCAGACAGGATTAGTAACATATTATGGACCATGTTACTCGTCTTTCAAAATGGACGAATTACAGGCGTATCAAACAGATGAATGGATAAAAGCATTATGTCAGTCAGATTATGATTTACAACCAAGCAATATTTGGACAAGTGATATGTGGTTTGACCCCAATATACCAAGAAAGCCAATGCCGAATGCGTGGCAGGTATATAACTCGGGTCAAGCAACGGGAATCAGTACTGGTGGTAACATACAAACGTATGGACTTCAAGCTGGGACAAAGTTTTTGCCTGCCGTCACAAAACCTATTATATTCATTGAACAAGCCGAGGGTGGTGAACCACTTGAATTTTCTAGAGAATTGTCTCAAATACTCCAAATTCACCCAGATATTGCTGGACTAATTATTGGCAGGTTTCCAGTTGAAAATAAAATGTCAGAGTCTAACCTCCACAGCATATTAGCTAAATTTCCTGTTCTCAATACTATTCCAGTAGTTTATCATGTTGATTTTGGTCATACTCAGCCTATATTCACTTTTCCTCTGGGCGGATTAATTACTGTGCGTGCCCAAAACACTGGTGATATTACGATAGAAGTATTAAAAGGATAGCATTTGCGTCAGAAATAAACATAATGAGGTAAACGTGATATAATTATAAAAGTATTACATTTCGTTGGGGGACTTGACTACATTTTTAATGACCGTTAAGTTAGAAATATATCTTAACTCAGGGGGTACTGGTTATTGGGCAAAAATAATCGAAAAGTTGCTAACACATTGATTTATTTAACTTTTATTATTTGTATTTGGTTTATTTATTTTTTATTTACTGCTGCTATATTAGTTTTGTTTTGCAATGTTAGTCGAGCGGCTTTTCTAGCTATGATAATAGCTAGCATTCTAACAGTCATGTTTGTCATAATACAGACTTCATTTAAGCATTTGAACTCAGTCAATAAAGAAGATGATTAGATTGAAAAATCTGCCTGAAAAAGGCAGATTTTTTTTGTCTTTTTTCAAGAAACAAAATAACTTT
This window contains:
- a CDS encoding 6-pyruvoyl tetrahydropterin synthase, with amino-acid sequence MNLVGTYHLKYYIHATHAIRWENGEGEEHAHSWEIAVEFRSTNEDMIVFDKIEGSLDELFKTYSGKFLNKVEPFTTIDPTLENITKFFFTLVAKQISPMHAQLNKIEIGESPMRFYYVTRDDMSGE
- a CDS encoding LD-carboxypeptidase, with product MATIFPKKLQKDDEIRIISPSSSIKRVGGFEQNLVAKERLEKLGYKVTFGNHIHENDLFYSSSITARVQDLHQAFIDDNVSVVMTTIGGLNSNELLPYIDWEIIRSHPKLFVGYSDITSLHNAIRSQTGLVTYYGPCYSSFKMDELQAYQTDEWIKALCQSDYDLQPSNIWTSDMWFDPNIPRKPMPNAWQVYNSGQATGISTGGNIQTYGLQAGTKFLPAVTKPIIFIEQAEGGEPLEFSRELSQILQIHPDIAGLIIGRFPVENKMSESNLHSILAKFPVLNTIPVVYHVDFGHTQPIFTFPLGGLITVRAQNTGDITIEVLKG
- a CDS encoding putative glycosyltransferase, exosortase G system-associated; this translates as MNYVFFSTLSQMGFWITWLLVPILVETVPAISSFLKIFFHTIGHSKSEKSPTFWPFISIIIPVYNSEDTLYECIQSVCQSTYPIDKIQVIVVDNKSKDQSFKAFQSAQNSFPKINMQWMKTEQGKARALNSAIYNSSGTYIINIDSDGILEPNALRNLIKKFESDITISAMTGSILTQKSLIKRTKNVGLKWLQRLEYFEYAQAFMSGRSIESQNNHLYTMSGAFSGFRKDALMKTFMYDVSTVGEDIDITFQVRDKTNGKVVLCADAFFFVDPIESWNKLYMQRQRWQRGQIEVSKKYSGNRLGLKSFFSNFLVRRLIIDHTFMFLKTIWIFASIALLFLNYSPLLLLLSYVAIYLLYVFMSMMVFVNVNMMLKKFSDERKFYFSLFDCIFWIPIYNFILSWIRLIGVINTEYLSAKWTAKNYHEEFKTVGTIVKQDFIKIKGGRKK
- a CDS encoding ECF transporter S component; the protein is MLEQKNHTKQTTILATIIAFNIALSYLVKIPVPATNGFVNLVEAGIFLAALIGGARSGLIVGSLSGLLLDLLAGYPQWMIFSLMIHGIEGLIVGYFGYKKHIISQVIGLIIGSLIMVIGYMLAGAILYNWATGLASIVGNIAQAVIGLIVALVVLPVFKRLPHVDLEI
- the xrtG gene encoding exosortase family protein XrtG; this translates as MSIFLLISGVIWLYALSVFKRANLPAFYFIVGSIGLFFILFFFSKPYFIWIMARAVTFAVSLVAHPLNLATVYLDYGLIAINNGFNMITMSIDYECSGVIETAAFWALLAFYPMYQAKEKAVLALLGLLWMYVTNVIRLILIVLIVHTFGVDYFFLAHSIIGRIVFYIFAVFFYYKVFTYGYLAKNKKKV
- a CDS encoding zinc-binding dehydrogenase, which translates into the protein MKAAVWHGVKDVRVEDVELKPTKSNEVVVRVAYAGICGSDLHEYLEGPVFIPVDQTDELTGGQAPLTMGHEFSGVIEKVGPDVVNFKVGDHVSVNPTVTKGISSDDLDVYDGYSFIGLSTDGGFTSFVNVPEDNLYHLPEEFSLKLAATIEPTAVAVQAIKEADLRFGEKVVIFGAGPIGVLVAAAAKAAGATKIVAVDLSEVRLKKALAMGATDVINPSQVPDTIAAIKEIIPGGADASFEVAGVQPTFEQAIDATRPRGSVVIVSIFAKPISFNPMQLMNAGVKLTTTIAYSKETFQQTVALVSSGQINVEPVITDIISLDNIVSDGFESLTSDKSQAKILIELNQD
- the gndA gene encoding NADP-dependent phosphogluconate dehydrogenase produces the protein MEQADFGVVGLAVMGRNLALNIESKGYRVAVYNRSRERTDDLVQKHDDKAFIPSYTTKEFVGVIKKPRRILLMVKAGKGTDAVIDELLPHLEKGDMLIDGGNTYFEDTIRRSDKLAQEGINFIGMGVSGGELGALQGPSLMPGGQREAYDLVAPILTQIAAKAPEDGKPTVTYIGPNGAGHYVKMVHNGIEYGDMQLIAESYDILKRVLHLNQEQLSQTFSVWNEGELNSYLVEITADILTRKDDLDTDKPIVDVILDRAGNKGTGKWSSQSALEVGAPQSLITESVYARYISAMKDDRVAASKILKGPEYSFSGDEQSTIEDIRKALYFGKIMSYAQGFDQLRMASEYYDWHLPFGELAQLWRAGAIIRAQFLQRITDAFTTQVDLHNLLLDSYFQRIAEEYQDAARRVVAIAVTAGVPTPSLSAAVAYYDSYRSVVLPANLTQAQRDYFGAHTYERTDKPAGEMYHFPWYDEA
- a CDS encoding SDR family NAD(P)-dependent oxidoreductase gives rise to the protein MTKQKIVLITGASSGIGYRTAEKLSTHGFKVYGTARRTERISPLSSLGVIPLEMDLTDEHSIKSAVAEVISRDGQIDILINNAGYGSYGAIENVPIEEAKKQFETNLFGLATLVQLVLPHMRHQKSGRIVNISSMAGRMTTYMGAWYHATKYALEGFSDALRMEVKPFGIDVILIEPGGIKTDWGTIAAENLRKTSVDTPYAEHALAASKRMHQLYTSNKLTDPNVVASTIVKSVMTKRPKPRYLVGYGAKLLVSLHAILPTRMFDKLIQKVV